From the genome of Thermoflexus hugenholtzii, one region includes:
- a CDS encoding Tad domain-containing protein: MHGRNRGQALVLIALAFVGLLALTALALDGSNAYGQRRRAQNGADAGALTGARFLWNPKPWCGNPQGYGCPEAALLRAVNSAVEAHGLPDTDGQPGNAYNANIQVFYTDADGNVLGPVGGGFVPAKIGTKDVKGVRVVVWNPFSAFIAQIIGQANLRVSAEAVAVYQPPISCNGWAIFGGCTGNCAPNVLKATGGGQAGVVNGNIHSNADINISQQMYINGVCDYVTEKKGNGTCQTAQQGGYIPMPQFYRYEDFLPGGSKWNQVDASRRYYFSGPITLKSSGLCPSPGNNGGGSYKLCDGLYVVNGDVTIQGGGTVTLTIVTNGEIKSTSSNNDDAYFKGFYREPDGKGQLLFFSTSNDTNNGAIQLSYARISWEGLIYAPNGLVNLSGSRGFTGNGAIFGYEVDVSGANFQLTYNDNACPTSPPQLFLFK, from the coding sequence ATGCACGGACGAAACCGAGGACAAGCGCTGGTGTTGATCGCGCTGGCCTTTGTGGGCCTTCTGGCCCTCACGGCCCTGGCCCTGGATGGCAGCAACGCCTACGGCCAGCGCCGGCGGGCCCAGAACGGGGCCGACGCCGGGGCCCTGACCGGGGCGCGTTTCCTCTGGAACCCCAAGCCCTGGTGCGGCAACCCCCAGGGCTACGGCTGCCCGGAGGCAGCGCTGTTGCGGGCGGTGAACAGCGCCGTGGAGGCCCACGGCCTGCCGGATACGGATGGCCAGCCCGGGAACGCGTATAACGCCAACATCCAGGTCTTCTACACCGACGCCGACGGGAACGTCCTCGGTCCGGTCGGCGGCGGCTTCGTCCCGGCCAAGATCGGGACGAAGGACGTGAAGGGCGTCCGCGTGGTGGTCTGGAACCCCTTCTCCGCCTTCATCGCCCAGATCATCGGTCAGGCGAACCTGCGCGTGAGCGCGGAGGCGGTGGCGGTCTACCAGCCGCCGATCTCCTGCAACGGCTGGGCCATCTTCGGCGGGTGCACCGGCAACTGTGCGCCTAACGTCCTCAAGGCCACCGGCGGCGGCCAGGCCGGGGTCGTCAACGGCAACATCCACTCCAACGCCGACATCAACATCAGCCAGCAGATGTATATCAACGGCGTCTGCGACTATGTGACAGAGAAGAAAGGGAACGGAACCTGCCAGACCGCCCAGCAGGGCGGCTACATCCCGATGCCCCAGTTCTATCGATACGAAGACTTCCTCCCCGGCGGCTCCAAGTGGAACCAGGTGGATGCGAGCCGGCGCTATTACTTCAGCGGCCCGATCACCCTGAAATCCAGCGGCCTCTGCCCTTCCCCCGGGAACAACGGCGGCGGCTCCTATAAGCTCTGCGACGGGCTCTACGTGGTCAACGGCGACGTCACCATCCAGGGCGGGGGAACCGTCACGCTGACGATTGTGACCAACGGCGAGATCAAGTCCACCAGCTCGAACAACGATGACGCTTACTTCAAGGGGTTCTACCGGGAGCCGGACGGCAAGGGGCAGCTCCTGTTCTTCTCGACGTCCAACGACACCAACAACGGGGCGATCCAGCTCTCGTATGCTCGAATCTCCTGGGAGGGCCTGATCTACGCTCCGAACGGCCTGGTCAACCTCTCGGGCAGCCGGGGGTTCACCGGGAACGGCGCCATCTTCGGCTACGAGGTCGACGTCTCCGGCGCCAACTTCCAGCTGACCTATAACGATAACGCCTGCCCGACCTCGCCTCCCCAGCTCTTCCTGTTCAAGTGA